One window of Salmo salar chromosome ssa11, Ssal_v3.1, whole genome shotgun sequence genomic DNA carries:
- the neto2a gene encoding neuropilin and tolloid-like protein 2: MHRAWVLLILIEEGFALAQRTKESFSQNEGSPPQNLNECGTWVRNINGGVFTSPNYPNTYPPNKECVYILEALPRQRIQLAFDKNYYMEPSFECRFDHIEVRDGPFGFSPIIDRFCGSKSPGLVTSTGRFMWIKFTSDEELEGVGFRIKYTFIADPDFHLHVGGLLNPIPDCQFEIGGYDGVIRSSQVEEEDKIKTGDALDCIWTIRAPPQSKIFIRFLEYQMEHSNECNKNFVAVYDGSSAIENLKAKFCSTVANDVMLTNGVGVVRMWADEKSRLSRFQMLFTSFVDPPCNSNTFFCHSNMCINNSLVCNGVQNCVYPWDENHCKEKKSNGLFHQITNTHGTVIGVSSGVVLVLLIISILVQMKQPRKKLVARRPVFNKAGFQEVFDPPHYELFSLRDKEISSDLADLSEELESYHKLRRSSTASRCVHEHHCGLQASGGSMKQSRTTLSSMELSYHNDFSKPPPMKTFNSTYKKSCYGYKQTHDCAEKVIEDRVMEEIPCEIYVRGGAAGPSAGPGGCGTLSSRNGGRNNTSIVDPQQRSMSMDF; this comes from the exons ATGCACAGAG CCTGGGTACTCCTTATTCTGATAGAAGAGGGATTTGCTCTGGCACAGAGAACTAAAG AGTCCTTTTCTCAGAATGAAGGCAGTCCACCTCAGAATCTTAACGAATGTGGCACCTGGGTCCGCAACATCAACGGGGGAGTCTTCACGTCCCCCAACTACCCCAACACATACCCCCCTAACAAGGAGTGTGTTTACATCTTGGAAG ctctccctcgTCAAAGAATCCAGTTGGCCTTTGATAAGAACTACTACATGGAGCCCTCCTTTGAGTGCCGCTTTGATCACATCGAGGTACGGGATGGTCCGTTCGGCTTCTCGCCGATCATCGACCGCTTCTGTGGGTCGAAGAGCCCAGGCCTGGTCACCTCCACAGGCCGCTTCATGTGGATCAAGTTCACCAGCGACGAGGAGCTGGAGGGTGTTGGGTTCCGTATCAAATACACCTTTATAGCAG ACCCAGATTTTCATCTGCACGTGGGTGGACTGTTAAACCCGATTCCAG ATTGTCAGTTTGAGATTGGTGGCTATGATGGTGTTATCCGCTCCAGTCAGGTAGAAGAGGAGGATAAGATTAAGACTGGTGATGCTCTGGACTGTATCTGGACCATCCGCGCTCCTCCTCAGTCCAAG ATTTTCATTCGCTTCCTGGAATACCAGATGGAGCACTCCAACGAGTGCAACAAGAACTTTGTGGCAGTGTACGACGGCAGCAGTGCCATCGAAAACCTAAAGGCCAAGTTCTGCAGCACCGTGGCTAATGACGTCATGCTAACCAACGGGGTGGGAGTGGTGAGGATGTGGGCCGACGAGAAGAGCCGACTCAGCCGCTTCCAGATGCTCTTCACCTCGTTTGTCGACC CCCCGTGCAATAGCAACACATTTTTTTGCCATAGCAACATGTGCATCAATAACTCCTTGGTGTGTAATGGGGTTCAGAACTGTGTCTACCCCTGGGATGAGAACCATTGTAAGG AGAAGAAATCCAATGGCCTGTTCCATCAGATCACTAATACCCACGGCACGGTGATCGGCGTGTCCTCAGGCGTGGTTCTAGTCCTACTCATCATCTCCATCCTGGTCCAGATGAAGCAGCCCAGGAAGAAGTTGGTAGCCCGCCGGCCAGTCTTCAACAAGGCTGGCTTCCAGGAGGTCTTTGACCCTCCCCATTACGAGCTCTTCTCCCTCCGTGACAAGGAGATCTCCTCTGACCTGGCTGACCTATCAGAGGAGCTGGAGAGCTACCACAAGCTGCGCCGCTCCTCCACCGCGTCGCGCTGTGTCCACGAGCACCATTGTGGCTTGCAGGCTTCGGGGGGCAGCATGAAGCAGAGCCGCACCACCCTCAGCTCCATGGAGCTCTCCTACCACAACGACTTCTCCAAGCCCCCGCCCATGAAGACCTTTAACAGCACCTATAAGAAAAGCTGCTACGGCTACAAACAGACTCACGATTGCGCCGAGAAGGTCATTGAAGACCGCGTCATGGAGGAGATCCCCTGTGAGATCTACGTCCGCGGCGGAGCGGCCGGGCCAAGTGCTGGACCAGGAGGCTGTGGCACTCTCAGCTCCCGCAACGGGGGCCGCAATAACACCAGCATCGTCGACCCCCAGCAGCGCTCAATGTCCATGGACTTCTAG